A region of the Chlamydia buteonis genome:
TAACTCTTTATTGTATTTTCCCCGTTATAGATTTGATTTTATTAATAGTTGGCAAAAACACGTCCTCTCTATTTCCTGCTCTTATGTTGTTTATTTTCCCTCAGGTAGTTTCTTGGATTGTTTTTGCTATCAAAGCATATCGAGAAAATAGGGGTTATGCATAAGTCATGTATATTTGGAAACGTTATGTATTAACCAAGTTTTGGTTTTCCTTAGTATCATTAATTGTATTAGCTTTTGTTTTTTATGCCTCTATTCATCACTCTCTTCATACTATCAAAGGGAATACTACCTCTCTAGCCTCAGGGGCATCGTTAAAGCTTTCTATTCTCTATTACCTATCACAGATAGCTCTTAAAGCAGAATTTCTCATTCCCCAGCTAGTTGCTGTAGCAACTACTATCACTCTGTTTTCAATGCAAAATAAACGTGAAGTCCTTCTCCTACAAGCCTCCGGACTCTCTTTGAAATCTTTAACAGCTCCTTTGATTCGCTCGAGTTTTATTATTACACTACTTTTATATGCGAATTTCCAATGGCTACATCCTATATGTGAACAAATATCCACAACTAAAGAACATATGGACAGAGGCACTCTAGATAAAGTTCAAGACAAAGTCCCCGCTCTCTACCTTAAAGATCAAACAGTTCTACTTTATTCTTCTATTGAGCAGAAAACATTAACCCTTAATCAGGTGTTTTGGATTAAAAATCCTAAAACTATCTATACCATGGGAAAACTAGCATTTACAACACCATCTCTTCCTATAGGACTTGATGTTATACGCTTTTCCGAAACAGAATCTGGAAGTATAGAGCTTAGTGAATACTCTGATATGAAAGAGTTCCCTGAAATTGAATTTGGATTCTACGATAATCCTTTTTCTAAAATTTTCACAGCAGGAGGCAAAAATCGCCTTTCGGAGTCGTTCCGAGCTATTCCTTGGAATGCTACAGGCTTAGGGTTGTCTACAACTATTCCTCAGCGAATCTTGTCTTTATTGTCTACATTTTACTATATGCTAATTTCTCCTTTAGCTTGCATATCCTCTATGATTATCTCTGCGTATCTTTGTTTAAGATTCAGTCGTGTTCCTACAGTGACTCTTGCCTACCTTGTGCCTTTAGGAACGATAAATACCTTTTTTATCTTCTTAAAAGCAGGTATGGTCCTGTCTAACAGTAGTGTTTTACCGATATTACCTGTAATGTTATTCCCATTAATTATCTTAGCTATATTCACAAACTATGCTTATGCTAAGCTTCAGTAATTTCATTGAGATAACCTGAGAACTGCCATTTTTCTAAATCATAATTGTAGAACGGTTTAAGTTTAGAAAGGTTGTGTCTATTTTTCCTCAAACAATTTAAAAATTTACTCATCAATTCAATATGATGTGCAAATATGAGCCGGTCTCTAGCTACTAAAGTAGGTGCAAGAACCTTTGTCATAAGCAATTTTAATCTGTGCTCATCCCAAGCTTCTTCACTAGTAAAGAAAGTAAATCCTGCAATGAATATCGATGCGTAGTCCAACCCATCCTTAGACATGACTACAAGGTTATTTGGATCTATAATTTCTATAAGCTTAAAGACTGTTAGGTAGGAAATAATATGCAATAGCAAGAGTTTATCGTTTTTAAATAAAATCTTTTTCTTCGAAAAGAAAGTCTCTTTTAAAACTGAGAGGCTAGCATCAAGAAAATCATAAATTTGGCCTTTGGATATACTCGGAACAGAAAACAATGATAAAGATCCGGATTTACTGAATTCTTCTTTGA
Encoded here:
- a CDS encoding LptF/LptG family permease → MYIWKRYVLTKFWFSLVSLIVLAFVFYASIHHSLHTIKGNTTSLASGASLKLSILYYLSQIALKAEFLIPQLVAVATTITLFSMQNKREVLLLQASGLSLKSLTAPLIRSSFIITLLLYANFQWLHPICEQISTTKEHMDRGTLDKVQDKVPALYLKDQTVLLYSSIEQKTLTLNQVFWIKNPKTIYTMGKLAFTTPSLPIGLDVIRFSETESGSIELSEYSDMKEFPEIEFGFYDNPFSKIFTAGGKNRLSESFRAIPWNATGLGLSTTIPQRILSLLSTFYYMLISPLACISSMIISAYLCLRFSRVPTVTLAYLVPLGTINTFFIFLKAGMVLSNSSVLPILPVMLFPLIILAIFTNYAYAKLQ